The following proteins are co-located in the Micromonospora viridifaciens genome:
- a CDS encoding GNAT family N-acetyltransferase produces MSSEILVRPLGHPGDLGWVVQAHGEMYAAEFGWDTSFEALVARIVADYAAGHDPDREAAWIAELGGQRVGCVFCVAADERTAQLRILLVDPAARGRRLGARLVDECLAFARRAGYTRMRLWTNHPLVAARRIYLSRGFRLIREEPHHSFGVQLTGQVYERELEPAGG; encoded by the coding sequence ATGAGCTCCGAGATCCTCGTCCGTCCGCTGGGCCATCCCGGTGACCTGGGCTGGGTGGTGCAGGCCCACGGCGAGATGTACGCCGCCGAGTTCGGCTGGGACACCAGCTTCGAGGCGCTGGTGGCGCGGATCGTCGCCGACTACGCCGCCGGCCACGACCCGGACCGGGAGGCCGCCTGGATCGCCGAACTCGGCGGGCAGCGGGTCGGCTGCGTCTTCTGCGTCGCCGCCGACGAGCGGACCGCACAGCTACGGATCCTGCTGGTCGACCCCGCGGCCCGGGGGCGGCGGCTCGGCGCCCGGCTCGTTGACGAGTGCCTCGCCTTCGCCCGGCGCGCGGGATACACCCGGATGCGGCTCTGGACCAATCACCCCCTGGTCGCCGCCCGCCGGATCTACCTCTCCCGCGGCTTCCGGCTCATCCGGGAGGAGCCCCACCACAGCTTCGGCGTGCAGCTGACCGGGCAGGTGTACGAGCGGGAACTCGAGCCGGCCGGTGGGTGA
- a CDS encoding acetate/propionate family kinase, protein MTDRILVLNCGSSSVKYRLYDGEEVRDKGLVERIGEPGGGPADHESAVREIIDRLDLDGLAGVGHRVVHGGRKFSEPALIDDAVIAAIEDLVPLAPLHNPANLAGIRVARAALPDTPQVAVFDTAFHHTLPEAAATYAIDRGVAERYGIRRYGFHGTSHAYVSRHTAELLGRPYAELNTITLHLGNGASVCAVRGGRSVATSMGMSPLEGLVMGTRSGDLDPAVIFHLRREAGMGVDEIDDLLNHRSGLLGLTGVNDMREVLARRDAGDPAAALAFDVYRRRITGYVGAYYALLGRVDAVTFTAGVGEHAAPVRAASLAGLERLGIAVDPARNDGSGDRIISPDGAEVAVCVVNTDEEREIARETRTVLASRA, encoded by the coding sequence GTGACCGACCGGATCCTGGTCCTCAACTGCGGGTCGTCGTCGGTGAAGTACCGGCTGTACGACGGCGAGGAGGTGCGCGACAAGGGCCTCGTCGAGCGGATCGGCGAGCCGGGCGGCGGGCCGGCCGACCACGAGAGCGCCGTCCGGGAGATCATCGACCGGCTCGACCTGGACGGGCTGGCCGGGGTCGGCCACCGGGTGGTGCACGGCGGCCGGAAGTTCAGCGAGCCGGCGCTGATCGACGACGCGGTCATCGCCGCGATCGAGGACCTGGTGCCACTCGCGCCGCTGCACAACCCGGCCAACCTGGCCGGCATCCGGGTGGCCCGGGCGGCCCTGCCCGACACTCCGCAGGTCGCCGTCTTCGACACCGCGTTCCACCACACGCTGCCCGAGGCCGCCGCCACCTACGCCATCGACCGGGGCGTCGCCGAGCGGTACGGCATCCGCCGGTACGGCTTCCACGGCACCTCGCACGCGTACGTCTCGCGGCACACGGCCGAGCTGCTCGGCCGGCCGTACGCGGAGCTGAACACGATCACCCTGCACCTGGGGAACGGAGCGAGCGTCTGCGCGGTCCGCGGCGGGCGGAGCGTGGCCACCTCGATGGGCATGTCCCCGTTGGAGGGGCTGGTCATGGGCACCCGCAGCGGCGACCTGGATCCGGCCGTCATCTTCCACCTGCGCCGGGAGGCCGGGATGGGGGTGGACGAGATCGACGACCTGCTCAACCACCGCAGCGGCCTGCTCGGGCTGACCGGGGTCAACGACATGCGCGAGGTGCTGGCCCGCCGGGACGCCGGCGATCCAGCCGCAGCGCTCGCCTTCGACGTCTACCGCCGCCGGATCACCGGGTACGTCGGCGCGTACTACGCCCTGCTCGGGCGGGTCGACGCGGTCACCTTCACCGCCGGTGTCGGCGAGCACGCCGCGCCCGTCCGGGCCGCGTCGCTGGCCGGCCTGGAGCGGCTCGGGATCGCCGTCGACCCGGCCCGCAACGACGGCAGCGGGGACCGGATCATCTCACCGGACGGCGCGGAGGTCGCGGTGTGCGTGGTCAACACCGACGAGGAGCGCGAGATCGCCCGGGAGACCCGAACCGTGCTCGCCTCGCGCGCCTGA
- a CDS encoding DUF998 domain-containing protein: protein MNPEPRKPPQDAVTVCHLRLGIGSVGIALPVVLVVGHLVAARRLTLLDSLSGYYHTEMRDVFVGSLCAVGVFLVAYRYRRPDDALGTVAGVLAVAVALFPTTMGASAGATSHSDRMVGVVHQVAAAALFVLLATFCLVLFTRPDRAGVPPPRSAVRFYRVCGGLILAAIALALVSTQLPTDVRDTLKPVLWCETVAVFAFGAAWVAKSDALFRAAESADEVGADPDTRPAAPAPS, encoded by the coding sequence ATGAACCCCGAACCCCGCAAGCCGCCGCAGGACGCGGTGACCGTGTGCCACCTGCGCCTCGGCATCGGATCCGTCGGCATCGCACTGCCGGTCGTGCTGGTGGTCGGTCACCTGGTCGCGGCCCGCCGGCTCACCCTGCTCGACTCGCTCAGCGGCTATTACCACACCGAGATGCGCGACGTCTTCGTCGGCTCGCTGTGCGCCGTCGGGGTGTTCCTGGTCGCCTACCGGTACCGCCGGCCGGACGACGCACTGGGCACCGTCGCCGGGGTGCTGGCGGTCGCGGTGGCCCTCTTCCCCACCACCATGGGCGCGTCGGCCGGCGCCACCAGTCACAGCGACCGGATGGTCGGGGTGGTGCACCAGGTCGCCGCAGCGGCGCTCTTCGTGCTCCTCGCGACCTTCTGCCTCGTCCTCTTCACCCGCCCCGACCGGGCCGGGGTGCCGCCGCCCCGGTCGGCCGTCCGGTTCTACCGCGTCTGCGGCGGGCTCATCCTGGCGGCGATCGCGCTCGCGCTGGTCAGCACGCAGCTGCCCACGGACGTACGGGACACGCTCAAGCCGGTGCTGTGGTGCGAGACGGTCGCCGTGTTCGCCTTCGGAGCGGCGTGGGTGGCGAAGAGCGACGCGCTGTTCCGGGCCGCGGAGTCGGCCGACGAAGTCGGGGCGGACCCGGACACCCGGCCCGCCGCGCCCGCGCCCTCCTGA
- a CDS encoding DUF6104 family protein: protein MYFTDRGIEELVERRGDEQVSLEWLGERLRDFVDLNPEFETPIERFATWLARLDDEDDE, encoded by the coding sequence ATGTACTTCACCGACCGCGGCATCGAGGAGCTGGTCGAGCGCCGGGGCGACGAGCAGGTCAGCCTGGAGTGGCTGGGCGAGCGGCTGCGCGACTTCGTGGACCTGAACCCGGAGTTCGAGACCCCGATCGAGCGCTTCGCCACCTGGCTGGCCCGGCTGGACGACGAGGACGACGAGTAG
- a CDS encoding alpha/beta hydrolase family protein, translated as MLRRRTALAAAALLTAGLAGCSGGTAPTERAAPTAPPSTTTPAPRSPAGHAPTESFAVGVRQLKLNRDGDRALPVTVWYPARGAAGGMPERSASAADGRFPVVMFSHGLGAWPEDYQLLLSRWAAAGFVVAAPRFPHTGAGGDGNVLDVLNQPADVSYALTQVLALDGKPGDPLRGRLDTERVAAAGHSAGGVTTIGLFTAGRDERLDAGIVFAGTALGVGTAFAGAAAPQLFVHGQADEVVNYASGKAAYDAVPWPKALLSLPKGDHGRALLTDGAALRVVADTTVEFLRWTLYGDAAAKKRLPADATRGGLATLDDHL; from the coding sequence ATGCTCCGTCGCCGTACCGCCCTCGCCGCCGCCGCCCTGCTCACCGCCGGGCTGGCCGGCTGCTCCGGCGGGACCGCCCCGACCGAGCGGGCCGCCCCGACCGCGCCGCCCTCGACGACCACGCCGGCGCCGCGGTCACCCGCCGGGCACGCCCCCACCGAGAGCTTCGCCGTCGGCGTACGCCAGCTGAAGCTGAACCGCGACGGCGACCGCGCCCTCCCCGTGACCGTCTGGTATCCGGCCCGGGGCGCGGCCGGCGGGATGCCCGAGCGGTCCGCGTCGGCGGCGGACGGGCGGTTCCCGGTGGTGATGTTCAGCCACGGGCTGGGTGCCTGGCCGGAGGACTACCAACTGCTGCTGAGCCGGTGGGCGGCGGCCGGTTTCGTGGTGGCCGCGCCCCGCTTCCCGCACACCGGCGCGGGCGGCGACGGCAACGTGCTCGACGTGCTCAACCAGCCGGCCGACGTGTCGTACGCGCTGACCCAGGTGCTCGCCCTCGACGGGAAGCCGGGCGACCCGCTGCGCGGCCGGCTGGACACCGAGCGGGTGGCCGCGGCGGGGCACAGCGCGGGCGGGGTCACCACCATCGGGCTCTTCACCGCCGGCCGGGACGAGCGGCTCGACGCCGGCATCGTCTTCGCCGGTACCGCGCTGGGCGTCGGCACCGCCTTCGCCGGCGCGGCCGCGCCGCAACTGTTCGTGCACGGCCAGGCCGACGAGGTGGTGAACTACGCGTCCGGCAAGGCGGCGTACGACGCGGTGCCCTGGCCGAAGGCGCTGCTCAGCCTGCCGAAGGGCGACCACGGCCGAGCCCTGCTCACCGACGGCGCGGCGCTACGGGTGGTCGCCGACACCACCGTCGAGTTCCTGCGGTGGACGCTCTACGGCGACGCCGCGGCGAAGAAGCGCCTCCCCGCC
- a CDS encoding TetR/AcrR family transcriptional regulator, with amino-acid sequence MTQHERPPSARRDELLERAYRYAVEHGLAELSLRPLAAAIGSSPRVLLFLFGSKDELIRALLARARADELAALGRAREAGGHDDFAAAVRATWGWLVDPRHRPMLVLWLQAYARSLSEPDGPWAGFARQTVEDWLGLLAEFQRGADGSSDPALGLALLRGALLDLLATGDAERATAAVERYLDLIGATAG; translated from the coding sequence GTGACCCAGCACGAGCGACCCCCCAGTGCCCGCCGGGACGAACTCCTCGAGCGGGCCTACCGGTACGCGGTGGAGCACGGGCTGGCGGAGCTCTCGCTGCGCCCGCTCGCCGCCGCCATCGGGTCCAGCCCCCGGGTGCTGCTCTTCCTCTTCGGTTCCAAGGACGAGCTGATCCGCGCGCTGCTCGCCCGAGCCCGCGCCGACGAGTTGGCCGCGCTCGGGCGGGCCCGGGAGGCGGGCGGCCACGACGACTTCGCCGCGGCGGTGCGGGCGACGTGGGGCTGGCTCGTGGATCCCCGGCACCGCCCGATGCTGGTCCTCTGGCTCCAGGCGTACGCCCGCTCGCTGAGCGAGCCGGACGGGCCCTGGGCGGGCTTCGCCCGGCAGACGGTGGAGGACTGGCTCGGCCTGCTGGCCGAGTTCCAGCGCGGGGCCGATGGCAGCAGCGATCCGGCCCTCGGCCTGGCGCTGCTGCGCGGTGCCCTGCTCGACCTGCTGGCCACCGGCGACGCCGAGCGCGCGACGGCGGCCGTGGAGCGGTACCTGGACCTCATCGGGGCGACGGCCGGGTAG
- the pta gene encoding phosphate acetyltransferase: MARSVYLTGVGSGGGKSTIALGLAELLSRQVERIGAFRPLVPGTGPDQILALLTERYRMELPVDELHGSTYAEATALVADGRREELISRIVARYREVERRCPAVVVVGSDFADGDGAGPRELAFNARLATEFGSVVVPVIDGFGQPPEAIAAAVRGAYHDLAELGATVLAVVANRVPGPMTLPELPVPAYAIPEVPTVSAPTVAEVATALGATRLSGDDAALDRDVLDYVVGAAHVPTLLDHLTDGALVITPGDRADLLVAAGAAHVAGQVSLAGLVLTLGEQPDPRAMRLVERLNTGLAVLSVPSDSYDTVAASSRIEGRPSTANPRKVEAALGAFERCVDTVDLARRLRVSRSARVTPLMFENDLIDRARAQRRRLVLPEGAEERILRAAEILLRRGVADLTLLGRPDDIARRTRELGVDIGAAQVVDPVRSEWRDEFAEEYAKLRAHRGVTPELAHDVVAHPNYFGTMMVHSGRADGMVSGATHTTAATIRPAFEIIRTVPGVSVASSVFFMLLADRVLVYGDCAVNPDPDAAQLADIAISSAGTAARFGIEPRVAMLSYSTGDSGFGADVEKVAAATELVRQRRPELLVEGPIQYDAAIDPQVAATKLPDSPVAGRATVFVFPDLNTGNNTYKAVQRSAGAVAVGPVMQGLRRPVNDLSRGATVPDIVNTVAITATQAAASS, encoded by the coding sequence GTGGCGCGCAGCGTGTACCTGACCGGCGTGGGATCGGGCGGGGGCAAGTCGACCATCGCACTCGGGCTGGCCGAGCTGCTGTCCCGGCAGGTCGAACGGATCGGCGCGTTCCGACCGCTGGTCCCCGGCACCGGGCCCGACCAGATCCTCGCCCTGCTCACCGAGCGCTACCGGATGGAGCTGCCGGTCGACGAGCTGCACGGCTCGACGTACGCGGAGGCCACCGCGCTGGTCGCCGACGGCCGGCGGGAGGAGCTGATCTCCCGGATCGTCGCCCGCTACCGCGAGGTCGAGCGGCGCTGCCCGGCGGTGGTCGTGGTGGGCAGCGACTTCGCCGACGGGGACGGCGCCGGCCCCCGCGAGCTGGCCTTCAACGCCCGGCTGGCCACGGAGTTCGGCAGCGTGGTGGTGCCCGTGATCGACGGGTTCGGGCAGCCGCCCGAGGCGATCGCGGCGGCGGTGCGCGGGGCGTACCACGACCTGGCGGAGCTGGGCGCGACGGTGCTGGCCGTGGTGGCCAACCGGGTGCCCGGGCCGATGACGCTGCCCGAGCTGCCCGTCCCCGCGTACGCGATCCCGGAGGTGCCGACCGTGTCGGCGCCGACGGTGGCCGAGGTGGCGACGGCGCTCGGCGCCACCCGGCTCTCCGGCGACGATGCCGCACTGGACCGGGACGTGCTCGACTACGTGGTGGGCGCGGCACACGTGCCCACCCTGCTGGACCACCTCACCGACGGCGCGTTGGTGATCACCCCTGGCGACCGGGCCGACCTGCTGGTGGCGGCGGGGGCCGCGCACGTGGCCGGGCAGGTCTCGCTGGCCGGCCTGGTGCTCACCCTCGGCGAGCAGCCCGACCCGCGGGCGATGCGGCTGGTCGAGCGGCTGAACACCGGGCTGGCCGTGCTCTCGGTGCCCAGCGACAGCTACGACACGGTCGCGGCGTCCAGCCGGATCGAGGGCCGCCCCAGCACGGCGAACCCGCGCAAGGTGGAGGCGGCGCTCGGCGCCTTCGAACGCTGCGTGGACACCGTCGACCTGGCCCGGCGGCTGCGGGTCAGCCGCTCCGCGCGGGTCACCCCGCTGATGTTCGAGAACGACCTGATCGACCGGGCCCGGGCGCAGCGCCGGCGGCTCGTGCTGCCGGAGGGCGCGGAGGAGCGCATCCTGCGCGCCGCGGAGATCCTGCTGAGGCGGGGCGTCGCCGACCTCACCCTGCTCGGTCGCCCCGACGACATCGCCCGGCGCACCCGGGAGCTGGGCGTGGACATCGGCGCCGCGCAGGTGGTCGACCCGGTGCGCAGCGAGTGGCGCGACGAGTTCGCCGAGGAGTACGCCAAGCTGCGCGCGCACCGGGGGGTCACGCCCGAGCTGGCGCACGACGTCGTCGCGCACCCCAACTACTTCGGCACCATGATGGTGCACTCCGGTCGGGCCGACGGCATGGTGTCCGGTGCCACCCACACCACGGCGGCCACCATCCGGCCGGCCTTCGAGATCATCCGGACCGTGCCCGGCGTCTCGGTCGCCTCCAGCGTCTTCTTCATGCTGCTCGCCGACCGGGTGCTGGTCTACGGCGACTGTGCGGTCAACCCGGACCCGGACGCCGCTCAGCTCGCCGACATCGCCATCTCGTCGGCCGGCACGGCGGCCCGGTTCGGCATCGAGCCGCGGGTGGCGATGCTGTCGTACTCGACCGGCGACTCCGGCTTCGGGGCGGACGTGGAGAAGGTCGCGGCAGCCACCGAGCTGGTCCGGCAGCGCCGGCCCGAGCTGCTGGTGGAGGGTCCGATCCAGTACGACGCGGCGATCGACCCACAGGTCGCGGCCACCAAGCTGCCGGACAGCCCCGTGGCGGGGCGGGCGACCGTGTTCGTCTTCCCTGATCTGAACACCGGCAACAACACGTACAAGGCGGTGCAGCGGTCGGCCGGCGCGGTGGCGGTCGGCCCGGTCATGCAGGGCCTGCGGCGGCCGGTCAACGACCTGTCCCGGGGTGCCACCGTGCCGGACATCGTGAACACGGTGGCGATCACCGCCACCCAGGCCGCCGCGTCGTCTTGA
- a CDS encoding alpha/beta hydrolase family protein, whose translation MKVQRLVAALVTALLAGCGSATAATGDPTPPVVEQAPQRAYAVGVRQFVVDPGSPRPLPVTVWYPVEPSGVPPAPAAADAPVVRPGAPVAAGRFPVVIYSHGLRSLPELHAPLTTRWAAAGFVVAAPAFPRTNLRARDFTRADVRNQPADGWRLIRHLVRVDARRGDPLAGHLAVDRIAAAGHSAGGFTTAGMFTSGHAARLRAGIVLAGGGLAGSFAGPVAPLLFVHGSADPVVPESVGRAAYARAPGPAAFLSLPGQGHGEYLTPGRPGFVQVLAATTDFLRWTLYDDRAALHRLPTDAHLPGVTTLTSRLPR comes from the coding sequence GTGAAGGTGCAGCGGCTGGTCGCCGCGCTGGTGACGGCGCTGCTCGCGGGTTGTGGTTCGGCCACCGCCGCGACCGGCGACCCCACCCCGCCCGTTGTCGAGCAGGCCCCGCAGCGGGCGTACGCCGTCGGCGTGCGACAGTTCGTCGTCGACCCGGGCAGCCCCCGGCCGCTGCCGGTCACCGTCTGGTACCCCGTGGAGCCGTCCGGTGTACCCCCCGCGCCGGCCGCTGCGGACGCGCCGGTCGTCCGGCCGGGCGCGCCCGTGGCCGCCGGACGCTTCCCGGTGGTGATCTACAGCCACGGGCTGCGCAGCCTGCCCGAGCTGCACGCCCCGTTGACCACCCGCTGGGCCGCCGCCGGCTTCGTGGTGGCCGCCCCGGCCTTCCCACGGACCAACCTGCGGGCCCGGGACTTCACCCGGGCGGACGTCCGCAACCAGCCCGCCGACGGCTGGCGGCTGATCCGTCACCTCGTCCGCGTCGACGCCCGCCGCGGCGACCCGCTCGCCGGGCACCTGGCCGTCGACCGGATCGCCGCGGCCGGCCACTCGGCGGGCGGCTTCACCACGGCCGGCATGTTCACCTCCGGGCACGCGGCCCGGCTGCGCGCCGGGATCGTGCTCGCGGGCGGTGGGCTGGCCGGCAGCTTCGCCGGACCGGTGGCGCCGCTGCTGTTCGTGCACGGGAGTGCCGACCCGGTCGTGCCGGAGTCGGTCGGCCGGGCCGCGTACGCCCGCGCGCCCGGGCCGGCCGCCTTCCTGAGCCTTCCCGGCCAGGGCCACGGCGAGTACCTGACCCCGGGCCGCCCCGGCTTCGTCCAGGTCCTCGCCGCCACCACCGACTTCCTCCGGTGGACCCTCTACGACGACCGGGCCGCCCTCCATCGCCTTCCCACCGACGCCCACCTCCCCGGCGTCACCACCCTCACCAGCCGCCTCCCCCGCTGA